From Chlorocebus sabaeus isolate Y175 chromosome 15, mChlSab1.0.hap1, whole genome shotgun sequence, the proteins below share one genomic window:
- the HRG gene encoding histidine-rich glycoprotein gives MKALIAALLLITLQDSCAVSPTDCSAIEPEAEKALDLINKRRWDGYLFQLLRVADAHLDRVENATVYYLALDVQESDCSVLSRKHWNECEPPDSRRPSEIVIGQCKVIATGHSHESQDLRVIDFNCTTSSVSSALANTKDSPNLLDFFEDTESYRKQADKALEKYKEENDDFASFRVDRIERVAKVRRGEGTSYFMDFSVRNCSRHYFPRHPNVFGFCKADLFYDVEALDLESPKDLVINCEVFDPQEHGNIKGVPPHLRHPFHWGGHEHSSTTTKSPLKPHGSRDHRHPHEPHKHGRPPPPDERDHLHGPPLPQGTPPLLPMSCSRCHHATFGTNGAQRHPHNNNSSDLHPHKHHSHEHHPHGHHPHAHHPHEHGTHRQHPHGHHPHGHHPHGHHPHGHHPHCHDFQDYGPCDPPPHNQCHHCHGHGPPPGHLRRRGPGKGHRPFHCRQPGSVYRLPSLRKGEVLPLPEANFPSFPLPHHKHPLKPDIQPFPQSASESCPGKFKSEFSQVSNFFTHSLPK, from the exons ATGAAGGCGCTCATTGCAGCACTGCTTTTGATCACACTGCAGGATTCGTGTGCTGTGAGTCCCACCGACTGCAGCGCTATTGAGCCGGAGGCTGAGAAAGCTCTTGACCTGATCAATAAAAGGCGATGGGATGGCTACCTTTTCCAATTGCTGCGGGTTGCTGATGCCCACTTGGACAGAGTG GAAAATGCAACTGTATATTACTTAGCCTTAGATGTGCAAGAATCTGACTGCTCGGTCCTATCCAGGAAACACTGGAATGAGTGTGAGCCACCTGATTCCAGACGTCCATCTGAAATA GTGATCGGACAATGTAAGGTAATAGCTACAGGACATTCCCATGAATCTCAGGATCTCAGAGTGATTGACTTTAACTGCACCACAAGTTCTG TCTCTTCAGCACTGGCCAATACCAAAGATAGTCCCAACCTGTTAGATTTCTTTGAGGATACTGAGAGCTACAGAAAGCAAGCCGACAAAGCCCTtgagaagtacaaagaggagaaTGATGACTTTGCCTCTTTCAGAGTGGACCGAATTGAGAGAGTTGCAAAAGTG agaagaggggaaggaaCCAGTTACTTCATGGACTTCTCTGTGCGGAACTGCTCCAGACACTATTTCCCCAGACACCCCAAT GTCTTTGGATTCTGCAAAGCAGATTTGTTCTATGATGTAGAAGCCTTGGACTTGGAAAGCCCGAAAGACCTTGTCATAAACTGCGAAGTCTTCGACCCTCAG GAACATGGGAACATCAAGGGTGTACCGCCTCATTTGAGACATCCTTTCCACTGGGGTGGGCATGAGCACTCTTCTACCACCACCAAGTCTCCACTCAAGCCCCATGGATCCAGAGATCATCGTCATCCCCACGAGCCACACAAACATGGACGACCACCTCCTCCAGATGAAAGAGATCACTTACATGGACCCCCACTTCCACAAGGCACTCCTCCACTATTGCCCATGTCCTGCTCAAGATGTCATCATGCCACTTTTGGCACGAATGGGGCCCAAAGACATCCTCATAATAATAATTCCAGTGACCTCCATCCCCATAAGCATCATTCCCATGAACACCATCCTCATGGACACCATCCCCATGCACACCATCCTCACGAACACGGTACCCATAGACAGCATCCCCATGGACACCATCCCCATGGGCATCATCCGCATGGGCACCATCCGCATGGACACCATCCCCACTGCCATGATTTCCAAGACTATGGACCTTGTGACCCACCACCCCATAACCAATGTCACCATTGCCATGGCCACGGCCCACCACCTGGGCACTTAAGAAGACGAGGCCCGGGTAAAGGACACCGTCCCTTCCATTGCAGACAACCTGGATCTGTGTACCGACTCCCTTCTCTAAGGAAAGGTGAGGTGCTGCCACTTCCTGAAGCCAATTTTCCCAGCTTCCCATTGCCGCACCACAAACACCCTCTAAAGCCAGACATTCAGCCCTTTCCTCAATCAGCCTCTGAATCATGTCCAGGGAAGTTCAAGAGTGAGTTTTCACAAGTTTCCAATTTTTTCACACATTCACttccaaaataa
- the FETUB gene encoding fetuin-B: MGLLLPLALCTLVMCCGARSPPLPVLNPRALLSRGCNDSDVLAVADFALQDINKDRKDGYVLSLNRVNDAQEHRQDDPGSLFYLTLDVVETDCHVLSKKAWRDCGMTPFYQSVYGQCKAIFYNNKPSRVLYLAAYNCTLRPVSKPKIHMTCPDCPAPTSTDLSSDEVLEAATESLAKYNNESTSKQYSLFKVTRASSQWVVGPSYFVEYLIKESPCTKSQISSCSLQSSDSVPAGLCKGSLTRRPWEKFVSVTCDFFESQAPVTGSENSAVNQKPINLSKVEESQQKNTPPTDSPSKAGPRGSVQYLPDLDDKNSQEKDPQEAFPVHLDLTTNPQGETLDLSFLFLEPMEKKVVVLPFPREKTHTAECPGPAQDASPLVLPP; encoded by the exons ATGGGTCTGCTCCTTCCCCTGGCACTCTGCACCCTCGTCATGTGCTGCGGAGCAAGGTCTCCGCCCCTGCCGGTCCTCAACCCCCGGGCTCTGCTCTCCCGAGGCTGCAATGACTCAGATGTGCTAGCAGTTGCAGACTTTGCCCTGCAGGACATTAACAAAGACAGAAAGGACGGCTATGTGCTGAGTCTCAACCGAGTGAACGATGCCCAGGAACACAGACAG GATGACCCGGGATCTCTGTTCTATCTCACACTGGATGTGGTAGAGACTGACTGCCATGTGCTCAGTAAGAAGGCATGGCGAGACTGTGGAATGACGCCATTTTATCAATCG GTTTATGGTCAATGCAAAGCAATATTTTATAACAACAAACCAAGTAGAGTTCTCTATTTAGCTGCTTATAACTGTACTCTTCGCCCAG TTTCAAAACCAAAGATTCACATGACATGCCCTGACTGCCCAGCACCCACATCCACTGACCTTTCCAGTGACGAAGTGCTGGAGGCTGCCACTGAGTCTCTTGCGAAATACAACAATGAGAGCACATCCAAGCAGTATTCTCTCTTCAAAGTCACCAGGGCTTCTAGCCAG TGGGTGGTTGGCCCTTCTTACTTTGTGGAATACTTAATTAAAGAATCACCGTGTACCAAATCCCAGATCAGCAGCTGTTCACTTCAGTCCTCCGACTCTGTG CCTGCTGGTCTTTGCAAAGGTTCTCTGACCCGAAGACCCTGGGAAAAGTTTGTCTCTGTGACTTGTGACTTCTTTGAATCACAG GCTCCAGTCACCGGAAGTGAAAACTCTGCTGTTAACCAGAAACCTATAAACCTTTCCAAGGTGGAAGAATCTCAGCAGAAAAACACACCCCCCACAGACTCCCCCTCCAAAGCTGGGCCAAGAGGATCTGTCCAATATCTTCCTGACTTGGATGATAAAAATTCCCAGGAAAAggaccctcaggaagcctttcctgtGCATCTGGATCTAACCACGAATCCCCAGGGAGAAACCCTggatctttccttcctcttcctggaGCCTATGGAGAAGAAGGTGGTTGTCCTGCCTTTCCCCAGAGAAAAAACACAcactgctgagtgcccagggCCAGCCCAGGATGCCAGCCCTCTTGTCCTTCCGCCGTGA